The window TGGGAAATCCACTCTCCCCTCATCGGTGCGTTCAACGCCATGAACCTGCTCTCCGCACAGGCTGTCGGCCTTCAGCTGGGCCTGAACTGCAAGGACATGCGCGCGCTCAAGGACTTCCCCGGCGTGCCGGGCCGTCTGGAACGCGTCATGAACGATGCGGACCTCGACATTTTCGTGGACTACGCCCACACCCCGGACGCGCTTGAGAACGTTCAGATGACCCTCAAGGGTCTCGACTTCAAACGCCTCATCACCGTGTTCGGCTGCGGCGGCGACCGAGACCGCACCAAACGTCCGCTCATGGCCCAGTCCGTGGCCCGTTATGCAGACGTTGCCGTGCTCACCTCCGACAACCCTCGCTCCGAAGAGCCCGAGGCCATCATGGACGATGTCCGTCCCGGCCTTGCGAATGCCAAACACATCATCGAGCACCCTGACCGCCAGACCGCCATCAACTTGGCCGTGGCCGAGATGCAGCCCGGCGACGTGCTGCTCATCGCAGGCAAAGGGCACGAGGACTACCAGATCATCAAGGGAGAAACCATCCACTTCTCCGACAACGAAGCGGCCCTCAAGGCCATAGAGGAACTGAACTCGTGAATTTGACCCTTGCTGACGTAGAACGCTGCCTGACAGGCATGGCCGAAGAGGGCCACGACCAGATCGGCATCAACACCGTGCAGACCGACTCTCGCACCGTGTCCAAGGGCGACCTGTTCTTCTGCATTGATGGTGAGAACTTCGACGGGCACGAGTTCGCGGCACAGGCCGTGAAGAACGGTGCCGCAGCCGTGGTTTCCGGACAGTTCCTCGAGCTGGATGCGCCCATGGTCATGGTGCGCGACACCACCCGCGCCCTCGGCCAGTTGGCCGCCTGCTGGCGCAAAAAATGCGGCGCCAAGCTGGTGGGTGTCACCGGCACCGCAGGCAAGACCACGGTAAAGGAAATGCTCTATGCCGTGGCCTCCCAGAAATACTCCACTGCCAAGAACTACCGCAATTTCAACAACCAGATCGGTCTGCCCATGTCCATGCTCAAGGCCTCCGAAGAGCAGGAATTGTGGATCATGGAGCTGGGCATCTCGGTACGCGGCGATATGGAAGAGCTGGCCACCATCGCCACTCCGGACGTCGCTGTCATCACCAATGTGGGCGCCGGGCATCTGGAAGGACTGGGCGACGAGAACGGCGTGGCCGAAGCCAAGACCACGCTGCTCAAGCACCTGCACGAGTCCGGCACCGCCATCGTGGGCATGGACTACCCGCTGCTCTGGGATGCGGCACGCGAGATCGTGGACGCACCCATAGGATTTTCTGCGAAAGAGAACACCGACACCTCTTATGTTGCCTCGTTCCTCGGGGCCGAAGCCGAAGGGTGGGGACGCTTCAGGCTTCGGACCCCCGAGGGCGACGGTGAATTCACTGCCCCGTTCTGCGGCGAACACTACGCCGAGAACCTGGCCTGTGTTGCGGCGGCTGCCCACCAGTTGGGCATCACCCGCGACGAGGTCATCAAGGGCGTGCAGACACTGACGGCCGACAGCCAGCGCTTCTGCTGCAAGATCGCCGGCAACGCCATGGTCATTGATGACACCTACAACGCCAATCCGCTCTCCATGGCCCGATCGATCGAGACGGCCGCAAAGATGGCTGAGGACCGCCCGCTGGTGCTGGTACTCGGCGACATGCGCGAACTGGGCGAAGAAGCCATCAAGCGACATGAGGAGCTCGGCAGGCTGATCAAGGACGTGGCTCCCAGAGCCATGTTTTACAAGGGCGATCACTATGGGGACGTGATCTGCGGTATGGGCGAGGACTCCCTCACCCGCACCACTGGCCCGGAAGATTTTATCAAAGAGTGGCGCACCATGGGTCTGTCCGGGGCTGTAATCCTGGTCAAAGGCTCGCGCTCACTCAAAATGGAAGAGTTCGCCAATGCCTTGTGCCGGGAACTCGACGACGCGGGGATGGGAGCTTAACGCATGATTTACAATCTTCTCGCACCGATGGCCACGGAAGTAGGCGTCCTGAACGTCTTCCGTTACATCACGTTCCGTTCCGTATGGGCACTGCTTACCGCGCTCATCATCTCCATTGTGCTCGGCCCGGCCATGATCCGCTGGCTCCAGCGCGTCAAGTGCGGCCAGACCATCAAGGCGGACGGCCCGCAGCATCAGGCCAAGCAGGGCACCCCGACCATGGGCGGCATCATGATCATCTTCTCGGTCGTGGTCTCCACCCTGCTCTGGGGCGATCTGACCAACATCTATGTCTGGCTCACCATGCTCGTCTTCGTCGGCTTCGGCGCAGTGGGCTTTGCCGACGACTATATCAAGGTGGTCAAGAAACAGAACGACGGCTTGTCCGCCAAGGCCAAATTCATCGGCCAGTGCTTGGTGGCCGGAGCCGCGCTGTACATGCTCATCCAGCAGCCGGCGTACTCCACGGAACTCTCCGTGCCGTTCTTCAAGAATTTCACGCCCGACCTCGGCTGGGCATATCTGCCCTTTGCCATGGTGGTCATGGTGGGTGCGTCCAAC of the Pseudodesulfovibrio sp. zrk46 genome contains:
- the murF gene encoding UDP-N-acetylmuramoyl-tripeptide--D-alanyl-D-alanine ligase, translating into MNLTLADVERCLTGMAEEGHDQIGINTVQTDSRTVSKGDLFFCIDGENFDGHEFAAQAVKNGAAAVVSGQFLELDAPMVMVRDTTRALGQLAACWRKKCGAKLVGVTGTAGKTTVKEMLYAVASQKYSTAKNYRNFNNQIGLPMSMLKASEEQELWIMELGISVRGDMEELATIATPDVAVITNVGAGHLEGLGDENGVAEAKTTLLKHLHESGTAIVGMDYPLLWDAAREIVDAPIGFSAKENTDTSYVASFLGAEAEGWGRFRLRTPEGDGEFTAPFCGEHYAENLACVAAAAHQLGITRDEVIKGVQTLTADSQRFCCKIAGNAMVIDDTYNANPLSMARSIETAAKMAEDRPLVLVLGDMRELGEEAIKRHEELGRLIKDVAPRAMFYKGDHYGDVICGMGEDSLTRTTGPEDFIKEWRTMGLSGAVILVKGSRSLKMEEFANALCRELDDAGMGA
- the mraY gene encoding phospho-N-acetylmuramoyl-pentapeptide-transferase — protein: MIYNLLAPMATEVGVLNVFRYITFRSVWALLTALIISIVLGPAMIRWLQRVKCGQTIKADGPQHQAKQGTPTMGGIMIIFSVVVSTLLWGDLTNIYVWLTMLVFVGFGAVGFADDYIKVVKKQNDGLSAKAKFIGQCLVAGAALYMLIQQPAYSTELSVPFFKNFTPDLGWAYLPFAMVVMVGASNAVNLTDGLDGLAIGPMIVAMACFAIFIYASGHAKIADYLAIQNIVGIGEVTVFCGAMVGAGLGFLWFNAHPAQVFMGDVGSLSLGGALGFVAVLAKQELLLAIVGGVFVFETLSVILQVGYFKLTGGKRIFMMAPLHHHFELKGIPESKIIVRFWILSILMALMALSTLKLR